A window of Roseiflexus castenholzii DSM 13941 genomic DNA:
GACGGGTCATTCCGCGCGCCGCGACGGGTCATTCCGCGCGCAGCGACTGGTCATTCCGAGCGCAGCGAGGAATCTGAGCGGGTCGCGCACGCCCCCTCACCGGATGGTCACAGGTAAGTGGTATGAGAGGCGCGAGGGGCGAGGCGCGAGGGACGAGGCGCGAGGGGCGAGGCGCGAGGGACGAGGCGCGAGGCGCGGGGTGATGCCAATGACGCTTGACGATGCCGCATGCGGGTCATTCCGCGCGCAGCGACGTGTCATTCCGCGCGCAGCGACTGGTCATTCCGCGCGCAGCGACTGGTCATTCCGAGCGCAGCGAGGAATCTGAGCGGGTCGCGCACGCCCCCTCACCGGATGGTCACAGGTAAGTGGTATGAGAGGGGCGAGGGGCGAGGGGCGCGAGGCGCGAGGGACGAGGCGCGAGGGGCGAGGGGCGAGGCGCGAGGGGCGAGGCGCGAGGGACGAGGCGCGAGGGACGAGGCGCGAGGGACGAGGCGCGAGGCGCGGGGTGATGCCAATGACGCTTGACGATGCCGCATGCGGGTCATTCCGCGCGCAGCGACGTGTCATTCCGCGCGCAGCGAGGAATCGAAGCGGGTCGCGCCAGACCCCTCGCTCTGCTCGGGGTGACTATGCCGGATGTGCACAGGAAATTGGCGCCAGGCAGGTGTCGGGGCGCCCCCCTGTGGGCGCCCAAAAGAGAATAAGGAGACTCCATGGCTACAACGATCAAAGATCTCGGCAACGGACTGATCGCGCGCTGGTCCACGGCGGCGGATCAGGAACGCATTGCCACCTTGTTTGGTCACGTATTCCGCCGCACTGCCGACGATCCGCCGAACGAGCGGATGATCGCCTATGTTCATCATCAGATGAGCGGACAGCACCCCTTGATCGGTCCGAACGACGTAGCGCTGGTCGAGGATACACGGAGCGGCATGGTCGTTGCGGCAACGGCAGTGATGCGGCAGCGTTGGGAGTATGCCGGTATTCCGTTCACCCTCAGCCGCGCCGAGCCGGTCGCGGCGCATGAAGAGTACCGCAATCGCGGTCTGGTGCGGGCGACGTTCGACCTGATGCACGCGCGCAGCGCCGAACAGGGCGATCTGGCGCAGTGCATCACCGGCATCCCGTATTTCTACCGTCAATTCGGCTATGAGTTCGCCGTCGATCTCGGCGGATCGCGCGCAGTCATGCTGGCTGCGATTCCCGAGGCGAAAGAAGGCCAGGCGGAGCCGTTCATGGTGCGCGATGCCACCCTCGACGATCTGCCGCAGATTCGGATGCTCTACGAACGAGAACGCTCCCGTCTCGCCGGCGGACTGCCGATCCTGGTGTCGGCGTCGTTCGACCACGACCACTGGCGCTGGACGCTAACCGGGCAAACGGCGGAAGCGGGTGAAGGGTGGAATACCCACATGATCATTCGCCCCGATGGGCAGACTATCGGGTATGTGCTCACCGGGCGGGTGCGCTGGAGTCCCGAAAAAGTGCGAATTCTGGGAATGATGGTCGAGCCGGGGGCGCCGCTGACCGCCGTGATGCCGCCGGTGCTACGCGCGCTGCGCGCAATGGCGCCATCAATCCCGGTTATCCCTCCAAAACCCGGCGAGCCGCGCCAGCTGGTCTTTGTC
This region includes:
- a CDS encoding GNAT family N-acetyltransferase, with the translated sequence MATTIKDLGNGLIARWSTAADQERIATLFGHVFRRTADDPPNERMIAYVHHQMSGQHPLIGPNDVALVEDTRSGMVVAATAVMRQRWEYAGIPFTLSRAEPVAAHEEYRNRGLVRATFDLMHARSAEQGDLAQCITGIPYFYRQFGYEFAVDLGGSRAVMLAAIPEAKEGQAEPFMVRDATLDDLPQIRMLYERERSRLAGGLPILVSASFDHDHWRWTLTGQTAEAGEGWNTHMIIRPDGQTIGYVLTGRVRWSPEKVRILGMMVEPGAPLTAVMPPVLRALRAMAPSIPVIPPKPGEPRQLVFVLGASHPVYDALGRDLIARSEPPYGWYVRVPNVPLFLRHIRAVLERRLAGSFLAGYTGELKIDFFKGGLRMVFEEGRIAFIEPWQAPIYGDETSACFPPLVFLQLLFGRRSLEELRAWHDDVWADDEPAMLLNSLFPKQQSWVLPLD